In a genomic window of Primulina huaijiensis isolate GDHJ02 chromosome 10, ASM1229523v2, whole genome shotgun sequence:
- the LOC140985892 gene encoding uncharacterized protein, with protein sequence MISGGSIDGDSNRERKSRSRRECMEVEGVRRNEAVISFGPEDLKGVNLPHSDALVIQARVANYDIMRVFMDLGSSVNVIFKEAFVQVDLQGYYLEIVDTALFGFAGHAVYPEGEIVMPLTLGAGELKKTGMTIFIVVDAPSSYNIILGRPTMKELRAVASTTH encoded by the coding sequence ATGATATCTGGAGGCTCCATTGATGGAGATTCAAATCGGGAGAGGAAGTCAAGAAGCAGGAGGGAGTGTATGGAGGTGGAGGGAGTAAGGAGGAATGAAGCAGTCATTAGTTTTGGTCCTGAGGATCTCAAGGGTGTCAATCTTCCCCATAGCGATGCCCTGGTAATTCAAGCCAGGGTTGCAAATTATGACATTATGagagttttcatggacttgggCAGTTCTGTTAATGTCATATTCAAGGAGGCCTTTGTGCAAGTGGATTTGCAGGGATATTACCTGGAGATTGTGGATACAGCACTTTTTGGCTTTGCTGGACATGCTGTTTATCCCGAAGGAGAGATTGTTATGCCCTTGACTTTGGGAGCAGGGGAGCTGAAGAAGACAGGGATGACTATTTTCATCGTAGTGGATGCCCCgtcatcatataatatcattttaggGCGGCCTACCATGAAGGAGCTGAGGGCCGTAGCATCTACAACACACTAG